One genomic segment of Mytilus galloprovincialis chromosome 5, xbMytGall1.hap1.1, whole genome shotgun sequence includes these proteins:
- the LOC143076850 gene encoding uncharacterized protein LOC143076850, protein MEDSRLENCDEFDEAFPMKTGFCQLITEEQFEDQAQTETEKALQQLMEHLDTNPELIQELMKKRKREEEEEGGFMSYMKLKMLSMMGRDIDARYAVTENECEEKISQLKDGMSKAFMYSLESKGRRYSERLAAKKQKKSSSSSNDENVALSIPVAPPLPPPPGSKVEKVVRKTSQSDKEKFTPTKLRTPLKDRNQIDTPQSLRVRKEDKRGSIASMGTWQSIGSLSSLHEELLSINPNKLLRPSIHPRSPGGTPKKKRRSRGSPSSTCNGYSTATPLYKALINGMHQKFRNVRSPSPAVYDSDVSGGGFTP, encoded by the exons ATGGAAGACAGCAGATTAGAAAATTGTGATGAGTTTGACGAAGCCTTTCCCATGAAGACTGGGTTCTGTCAACTGATAACAGAAGAACAGTTTGAGGATCAAGCACAGACTGAAACAGAAAAGGCTTTACAG CAATTGATGGAACATTTAGACACCAATCCTGAACTGATACAAGAATTGATGAAGAAAAGAAAGagagaagaggaagaagaaggtGGATTTATGTCCTATATGAAA ctaaagATGTTGAGTATGATGGGTAGAGATATAGATGCTAGATATGCAGTAACAGAGAATGAATGTGAAGAGAAAATAAGTCAGCTAAAGGATGGAATGTCCAAAGCATTCATGTATTcattag AATCCAAAGGAAGACGGTATTCAGAGAGGTTGGCTGCCAAAAAACAGAAGAAATCTTCATCATCATCAAACGATGAAAATGTGGCTCTGTCCATTCCTGTTGCTCCACCTCTACCTCCTCCACCAGggtcaaaagttgaaaaggtcgTCAGAAAGACAAGTCAGTCAGATAAAGAAAAATTCACTCCGACAAAGTTGAGAACTCCATTAAAAGATAGAAATCAG ATAGACACACCTCAAAGCTTGAGAGTAAGAAAAGAAGACAAAAGAGG GTCTATAGCCTCGATGGGTACATGGCAGTCCATTGGATCATTAAGTAGTCTTCATGAAGAACTCCTGTCCATCAATCCAAATAAATTGTTGAGACCAAGTATACATCCAAG GTCACCAGGTGGCACTCCAAAAAAGAAGCGAAGATCACGAGGGAGTCCCTCTAGTACATGTAACGGCTACAGTACAGCAACCCCTCTATACAAAGCATTAATCAATGGTATGCATCAGAAATTCAGGAATGTGCGTTCTCCAAGTCCGGCCGTGTATGATAGCGACGTATCTGGAGGGGGGTTTACTCCATga